One Aegilops tauschii subsp. strangulata cultivar AL8/78 chromosome 2, Aet v6.0, whole genome shotgun sequence genomic window, ATGAACAATGAGGTGGTGCAAGAATTTAAGAAGTCCTTCCAGGATGGTACGTGACCCTTCTTAATGATCTTTGTATGTACATCTTTATATTGACTTGACGTGGATGAAAGATAACCTTTTGATAGTTAACGTCAAATTTTATGAACTTCCGTACTCtctccgatccatattaattgtcgctgatttagtacaaaTTACCTTATTTAGCTGTTCCATCAAAGTCGCATCTATTATGTTGGGTGAATCTGCATCTGATGCAAATTATCCTACTCTTCAGCTAAGGAAACTGATAACAAGGGGAGGTCTAGTGCTCCTCCTGGAATGATGCAATGGGTCTTGGAGAACACCCAGGCGAAGATTAAGGAGTTCCTTGAGAAGATACTTCAGCTCGTGCACACGCTCTTCCAGGCCCAGAGCATGGACTACGATTTGTCTGACGATGTTGTGAGAATGTCCTTCATGCTCTCGGTGTTCGTCTTCATCGTCGTAACAATAGCTCGCATAAAGTGAGCACAACAATTCGTCGACTTCACACTTGGTGGTTAGTATTGTACAGGATCAGTTATAGTCCTAGTAATTTCGTATGGGTTTCTTATGGTTGTGATCAGGGACAGTGTCTGTCTTAGTTTCCAGGTCTAGAACATTAAAAGTTGCCGAGGTGCTACGATTCTCAGTGGAAATTCAATATGTTTACTCTGTCAGTTGTGGTAATAATTGTGTTAATCATCCATAGTTCAGATCAACTGCATCAGTCATGCTGGTTATCCAGCTGTGAAAATAAATGCAGTACGAACGGTTCATCAGTGATGCAAGATTTGACAAGCTCTTAAGAATGGTTGTTGTATAAGAACGGATCAGGATATGGGATCCCTCAGGATATACATACATTTTACACTCATCAAAATCGATCAGATCTTTGTGTGCCTCCGGTTTTTGCCATTCATTTATCAGCCCAAAACCCATGGAATCCCATTGGGAAGGTGAGGTGCTTTGGTACTTCAAGTTTTGCCACAAGTGCACCTCTTTTCCCTATCTTCCTTGCATCCAACACCACCAGGTTACATCTGTCCTCGGATACCGCATACTGCAAATGTAGACAAAGGCGTCAAACGATGCAGATGTTCGAAACACCTGGAATCCTTGAAAATTGTTGAATTCCAATAATAGCTTCGAAGAGTTTTGTATATACTGACAGGGCATATGTAGTTACCTCTACCAGAAGAACATAGCCGTGATCCTCCTCCCCACCGCCGGTGGGGATGAAGACCGGCTCCCCGACGAACTTGCGCCCCTCGGAAGACCAGCGCCTCGCCGACCCATTCGAGACATCGACCTTCACCACGCTGTCAAACGGAAAATATGGGAGTAGTTTGCGAGAACCGGAGGCAGCGCCCGCGTAAATGAACCTATTCCTCTTGTTGGCATAGCCTGGATTTATCGCGGGGAAGTCTGCCGGTCTGTTCCACTGATCAGACAGTCTCTTCACGGAGCATCTCCGGTATGCTCCTCCTCTCTTGTCGAGCTCAATTGCCACCTGCGTTTCACAAGATAAAATTTCTGAAATTAGTAGTCAAATTGTCATAGGCCCGAACAAGCAGTTCGAACAGGACCCAAATTTAACTGAAACCTGCTGAAACTTGACAAAAGTTTGAATTATGATTACTAAAACAAGCATTCGTTCACCTTTACGAGGCGAGGCAGCATTTCCTTGGTCTTTACCGCGTTCATGAAGGCAGGGTCCAGCTTCTTGTTCTTCCAGTTGTAACCTGTGAGAATTGCACCATCGCAGCACAGCTATGTCATTCAGTCACTGGATCATCATCGCGCCCGCAATTGTAAAGCTGCAGACGAAGATCAACTGAATGTTTGGTGCCATGCTGAGGACGTTACCGAACATCCTGTGGAAATGGAACCAGTCGTAGGAGCAGCCCGACATGTGCAGGTGCAGGTCGAGGCCGCCGCGGGCGTTGTCCTCCTCGAAGGCGTTGCCGACGTGCAGCGACCACATCTGCGACGGCGCCTCGACGGGCACGGTCCAGTCGCGGCCGCTGGCCACGGCCTCCGTGGAGCGCGGCAGCAGGTAGACCGGCGTGGTCTGCCTGCCCGGGTCCAGCGTCAGCGCCGCGATCATGGGGTGCGTGCCCGTCATGGCCAGCATCGACCCCGGGATGTCGAGCCTGATCCTGTTGCCGAGGACGACGTAGTGGGAGTCGGTGAAGGCCCAGTCGTGGATCATGAGGTGCGCCGGCAGCACGAACTCTCGCTTCTGCACCAGCCTGAATCCGGCGTCGAACTCTGCATACGTACCATCAGTGATTTGATTTTAATGGGCATATGGATGGAGATGGACGAGGGCGTGCTGCAGACCGTAGAAAGTGAAGTTGGCGCGCGGGAGGAGCATGTCCTCGGCGTTGCAGGCCACCATGAGCAGCCGGTTGCGCTTGGGGTCGACCTTGTAGTGCGCCAGCAGCCGCTTGGGCGGCATGCTGAACACGCCTGCACGGGATAATGGCGACCGGGCCGGCGCACAAACGTCAGATCATCCACGCAAGCTCGGTGCGCAACGACTAGTCTATGTCTCAAAGTGAACAGCACGCACCACTGAGCACGGGGCGCAGCAAGCGGGTGGCCACGTCGAGCCCGGCCTCCGCCAGCCAGGGCCGCCGCCGGTGCCCCAGGCGGCGCCGAGCGGGGGCCGCCCCGTCGGCGCGGTCGCCGAGCGCGAGCAGGTCGAACGGGCCGACGGTCTCCAGCGTCTTGGGGTCGAGCTCGTACGGCATGCCGCCCTCCCAGAGGCAGAGCAGCCGGCCGCCCCACCAGAGCACGCTGGTGTTGGCCACGTTCTTCATCACCTTCACGTTGCCCACCCTGTGCCCGCCCTGCAGCACCGAGAAGGGGCCCCGGTGCGTGAACCTCCACGACGCGCCGTCACCCTTCTCCTCCGTCTTCGCCGCCGTCTCCACGTACCTGCACATACGCGTGCTCTATAAACTCACACCGCGATCGTCGGTGGACGACATTACACGCCGCCAAATTCCCTCGGTGGCACGGTGGCTGGCCTGCTTAGTAATGCGTAGCGTACCGTGCGGCGTAGTGCACGCCGTCGTCGGGGTGGAAGCGGAAGGAGCGGAGGTAGCCGTGGCCGTCGAGCGGGTGGACGATGGAGCCGTGGTCGTCGGAGAACATGCCGGGCCCGGCGAGGTAGTAGGTGCCGGCCGGGAAGTCCGGCGGGATGGCGCCCTCGGTGACGCGGAGCTGCACGGGGGCGGACGTCTCGGCGCGCTGCGACCGGAAGAGGAGGTTGTAGTCCCAGAACGCCTTCGACAACGTGTCTGGCTCCGTCGCCGCCGCGGTGGTGGCGCCGGCCGTGCCGCGGACGGCCGCGCGGGCgagccggcgcggcggcgggacgTGGAGGCTAGGGGGGTGGTGGTGCACGACGGCGTGCATGGTTGCGATCGCGCATACCGCCATGCTTTGGCGTTGGTCTCTTTCGGTTGTTGGTTACTTGGTTCCTTGTGGTGGTTTGTAGCCTATAATAACGCCCGCTGGTACTTTCACAACTCACAAGAGTGACAAGTTGCGCCTTTTGGCCTTTGGAATACTTCATTTTTGTCTGGTCTGATATGTATAATTGCAAGGAGCGCACTTTCTTGATGGGAAGAATCGACGTTCAATAGTACTACAAACATCAGATGGTATATGTAGGTCTTAGAGTATCTCCAACAGACGCGCTGTATAAGCCATGTGCTGAAAAAGATGCTTATATAGCGTGCGCGATAAAAACAGCGCTCCAACATAAGCTGTAAAAAAAAACACGCACAAAAACGAAGTTGTAAATTTAGCGCACCAAGGCTGCGGGGCTGCAATTTGGTGCGCCGGCTTGTGCACGCGGGCTGCTGCATGTGGGACCACCGGGCTGGGCGATGTGTTTTTGTGCGTCTGTAAACCTCCCGCGCACAAAAACACTATTTCAACGCTGCAATTTTTTTTTAACGCGCGTCTGTCGGAGATGCTTTTACCGGAGTAGAGGTTTGGAGCGAGCGCCAACGGTTTTGTGAGGTGTTCTGGAGGGTTTTGGCCAGGGAATCGTTGTTATTTCTGGAGTGGAATCCAAGGGGTGTTCGTTGGCAGAGTCACCAAATGCGGTTAATCCGCTTGCGTCGAACAAATTTGCCAGTGGTGCCTCTGCTTATTCTATAAACAAGCTCTGTTGGAACATCACGGTACTGACTGACTAATTAAGGTCGCAGTAATCCTGATAAGCACAGAATTTTGGACATCTACTCATAAACAAAGCACCACTCGCTGTCGTTGATCAGTTCCACTGGGCTGCTAAAGATCCAGTCCTCCCCACCGTTCTGTCTTGAGCGTATTGGCATCTTCGCTTGAGGAAACTGAACACGCACCATTAGCACCAGGCAATACGACGAGACGATTCCCTGCGCCACGTGGCTTCTGAATAGATGCTTAGACCCAAGTTTAATTTGTGTAGAACGTGATGCACACTTGAGAAGTGCAAATCTGATGGCATTGCAGCACCGAACGACGTACCAGCCATGGACAGACAGGCACATAGCCCCAAGCGATTGCATAGTAAATGCAAAACTTTACCACTTGCCTCGACTGACCAAAATGAGCAGACCACATGCAATGCAGAGATGAAAAATCAAGGGAAGCTCAAAACGCTCCACGGGTCGGAAGGTAACAAAGACTACGAAGTGGTCGACGCATGACACTACAATAGGCAATAAACAAcacctaagagcatctccagccggtCCCCAACAGGCCGCCCAGGCGCATATTTACGCGCCGGTGCCGGAAAAACCCCACTCGCGTCCCCAAAACACCGAAATCCGCCGGCTCGGTCTATTTTTAGGCCCGGCGATCACAGGCCGAACCCAGCGCATAGGGGGGCGCTCGGGGCTCCGGCGCAAGGGGAAAACACGCCTGGGCCACACTGTCGGGCGAAAAGTCAAGCCAGTCGTCCAGATTCGCCTCCCACCCCCGCGCGCTCGGCCACCACCGTGCCGATCCCGGCGCCGCCCACCGCCCTGCACCACTAGATAGTCCATTGCCCGCCGGAAAAGAGAGAAGGTTTCGCCGTGGCAGCCTCTCCACCACCGTCCGGGCGAGTTTTCCAGTGCTCCGGCCGCGCAGGGCGGTATACCGGCGGGTGTGCGCCCACCACGCCCGCCAGGTGTTCGGCGATTTGTCTGCTCGACGATGgactcggacgacgaggaggcgctcgccgcgctgctggaggaggaagccggtGCCGATGTCCAGGAAGAGGAATATCTCATggtcctcgccgccctcgccggcctgctcgcgagcaatgaaaagccgcaGCGAGGTGACTTGGCGCCGGGGCGGCtgaaagcaaagaaccggcatcgtctagaaggctactgcatgctctactccgactacttcgccgacgctccactgcacggcgacaaagtatttcggcgccgttatcgaatgagccgaaagcttttcctcaggattgtgaattccatccggagttcgacagctacttcaagtgcaagaaggattgcaccggcaaacttggattcacctcaatccagaagtgcacgacagcTATGTGGATacttgcatacggagctcccggtgattcactcgacgactatgggcgcatggccgagtccacgaccattgagtgtttctacaagttctgcagggcagtggtggtagtgtttggaccgcaatacttgcgaacacccagtgcggaagacactgctcggatcctagcacagaatgcagcaagaggatttcctgggatgcgTGAAGCATCggctgcatgcattggaaatggaagaactgcccatttgcttggcaggggatgtacgaaggcgccaaaggcggttgcagtgtggtacttgaggcggtggccacacaggacctctggatttggcactccttctctggtatgccaggaactcacaatgacatcaacgtgctgcaatgctcccctgtctttgccaagtttgttgaaggtcattctcctccggtgaacttcgaggtcaatgggCGGCACTGCAACAAGGGGTAGtacctagctgatggcatctatccgagatggtctacatttgtgaagactatctcaaacgttgtgccaggaggcaagaagtcccactttgcgaaggttcaggaggcttgcaggaaggatgtcgagtgggcatttggtgtgctccaatctcgatttgctgttgtccggtaccctgctcagacctggtcgaaaaatcaaatgtgagagatcatgacttgctgtgtcatcttgcacaacatgatcattgagagcaagcaggaagagccagtgtttgacactgaaccatactacgggcagggtcctcttgcccaagttgatcaccagctaccggcaacctggactgtctacctcaatatgcgtcaggagatccgagacccacaggtgcatcaacAACTGCAGCAGGATCTGATAGAGCACCTATGTAGACTTAAGGGCAACGCCTAGctcgacgtgtgatgaaatatgagtttttttgttaaactatataatttgtattgaactgtttgatttctattgatttttctgtgatgaactacgtGATAAAAAAATTACTTCTGTTGAATCCACGCCGAACCACGACCAATATGGGCCGCTTCGCGCCGATATCAGGCCATTTTTCGTCGAAAGTGGGCCGAAAAGCAGGCACATTTGCGCCAAAAATGGGCCGATATCGGCGCCTGGGGCCGACGGCTGGATGCCCAACCGCCCCCAGAGCCGGCTATACCGCTGGCTTGCCCCCGGGCGGCGATTTTTGTGCctgtgagggggggggggggggggggggcaacggCCGGAGATGCTCTAAGCACATAGTAATAAACAATGTTGGTAAACGATGCACACCAAGTATTATTTAGGATCACACAAGAAAAGCAAACAGGCAACATAATGGGGAATAGATTCTGCAGCGACCAGCACAGTGGGCACAGATTTGCTCTTCTTTTCTCAGCATATCCCCGTCCAACAAATTAGATGTAGCAGCGGAAGAGTTCCGACGAATGCGGTAATTAGATACTGGAAAGAAGGCAGGCACCGTTCCTTTTTAGCTGTGAGTGGAGTTCACTATGCCCATGACAACATGGTGGTCGAAACCGACGAGAAGAATCAACCCATCTCAGTCTCCCGCATCCTCATGGCTAGCATAATTGGACCTTGACGTAGCTGCGCTCAATCGAAGTCCTTGTCCCCATCCACTTGGTTTCCACAGTTCCATCCATCACGCTGCACTTAGCTCTGCGCCTGGGCTGGCGCTTTAAATTTTACAAGAACCTGCAAGAAAAGAAAAGAGTAAGTCAAGGTTTTAGCTTAGAAATTCCTAGAAAGAGTTCCAAGTAGAATGAATACTGCATCTGTGGTTTCAGTTCACATGAAAAAATATATAAAGTGGAAGCTGCGAATAAATGAACTTCTATTCTCGACCGATAGTACATCGCTGCAAGTTCAGACTGAAATAGGTGAATGCCAGAAAGAAAAAATCATTTTACCACTGAATAGCTCCATTTCATGATTTACCAACAAAACCCTATACTTCCATGTCAGTAGGTTTGGAATTTTTCTTCCTTCTATGGCATCACCACCATCATTGTCCCCTTGTCTAGTGCACGGACAAATAGATACCAAACTGTCAAGATGGTCGTACTAATGGTACGCAAGGACGAAAACTCAAAATTTGATGGCATGGAAGGAATAAGGAGTTGCTCTTCTTCcggcaaaaaaaaaaagaaattatTCGGTGGCAAGTCAGGGATTTTAGTGTTACTCGGTGGCACAGAAGGAATTCTCAAAAACCATGTCGGTCAGTGGGATGGATCTTTTTTGTGAGATTCAATGCTTACCACCAAAAGGTATCACTAGCAAGCAGCCCACTGAACATAGGGATAGAATAATGGAACAACACTTACCAGTATATTCCCAAAAAGAAACACTTAGCAGTATATACTGGACACAAATAGCAGATGTACTAGTCTGGTGATAAGCAAAACCACAGTTCACTTGTAAACTATTCCATTCCAATTTTCACAACCTTAAAACAGGTGCTGTACCCATAGTTTCTTTTCAACAACAGTTCTAAAATATATAAACAAGTTCAAAACGTAAGGTAAATCTGAATGCTAGAGGAAGTAAAAGTAGGCTCCGCAATTGTCAAGACTACCAGTGCATGGATACAATGCTAGGAGCAGCCTCGGCAGGACATGTGAAATTTAACAGCAGCGTGTTAACAGAAGAATGTTAAATGTTCTCTATGTTAAGATAGCTTAACACACTGATTATATTATTTTACTACTGCAGTGACAAGGTGAATATAATGGAGAAAGTGCTGGTGCTTGCATCTTTTCTTACAAGGATCTTTCATGATTAATACAGTATTTGCCAAAGACCAGGGAAAGGGAAGGCCTTCTGCTGAAGTTAAGAGCCCTTCAGAATGAAAACATGGTAGCTGGTCAGTGGGTAAATGCAGTTGCAGGCCAGTCGATGCTTATTGACAAGACTACTCCAGCCATACTCTTTTTGGCTCAATAAAGGTTTGGAGATGGTGAATCATCCCCGCCACCTATTTTTATCTGTTGCAGTGAGTACTTAATTATTTACTGAAAAGATGTTTTTGAGTGTTCTTAGTTTCATAGACGGGTGTACCATAAGCACTGACTGTAGTGAGAAGGATGAGACAGAACTCCTCAAATTCTAAAGAATGTAATTTACCTGCCTCTCAGACAAGGCTATAACAAGACAATTAGCTCTATCAAAAGGAAAGAAGTGCATAACTGAAATAAATCATTTGGTGACTTCAATCAAACACGGAATAACGTTTACTTAATTACTGCAGTAAGAGAAAGATTCTATATCCTTTTAGCAACCTATAAAGGATAAACCCAAGCCAGAATACTACATAAACCTGAGCTAAATGCTAATATTATGCTAAAATggactccctccgttcctaaatataagtcttttaagagattccactatagactacatacggagcaaaatgagtgaacctaTACTCTAAAAGGCGTCTATATAGATCCGACTGTAGTctctatagtggaatctctaaaaagacttatatttaggaacggagggagtaactgtTTTAATTGGAATTGGAATGATGGGGTAGTGAAGTAAAGAGCAAAAAAAAGGCAAAGTTTAGCTCTTGTATTACCTAAAATGATCACTAAAAATATGTGAAATGGAATGAAGAAATGACTTGTGTGAAACACTGCAGTTGGGTACCATTGTTTCCACAGAAATGTTGACACTAAACATGTTGAGATCATGAATGTCATGGCATGAAAACTATAATTTGGTTAGCTTCAGTAAGACTGTAAGAGGTCCTAGTGATGGATGGCCTTATATCTAGTTTTCCTTTAATTGTGCCATCACAGCTTGACAGCCAGGAATGTGTAAAAAGGCTCACAAGCACTATTAGTTTTCCAAACAATATTTGTATACAATATTTTCTAAGCTTACGATTTTATCATTAAGTGGCTTCAAAGCAAAGGCAATATTTTCGTGAAACAACATTGCTAATTGGAGCTTACTTCCCGCCAAAAAAAAGAGCTTACTGAAATCACCAGCTACCCATTTTCTTTACTAGCTTTCCCATGAATTACATCAATTTTCAAGATGTATTCAAGTACATATGTCACACATCAATTTACAATCATTGCAACTGAATCCCATAGGAAATTTTGAACTAAGCTTAAAAAAGGAAGATTTTACAGTCATGCAGAATTGCAAAACTACGCTTATCACTAAGAAAAGAAATGGCACAAAAACTCATACCACGGCCCAACAAAAGAAGCTTTATCAAAATTGAATGGAACCTCAGTCAGTATTACTCTCCTACAGTTCACAAATGTCAGGAAGGTACTCTTATTGCAATCATGAGGTGAGGCTACATTGGCATAAATTACATGGCAGATTGGCAGTATGAACAGAAAGGCATAAGGAAGTACCAAGGAGGCATTGTACACCTTAGCCGGTGATCATTGTGCCAGTGCCCTCATCTGTGAGAATCTCGAGCAACAGCGAGTGCGGGACACGCCCATCGATGATGCTTGCAGTGTGCACACCCTGGGCGAGAGCTCGCACGCAGCACTCCACCTTTGGGATCATTCCACCAGCTACCTGCCCACCGGATACCATCTGCCGCACCCCAGCGATATCAATCTCCTTCACCAGGCTCCCAGGGTCATTACGGTCCGCCAGTATCCCCGACACATCTGTGAGCAGTAGCAATTTCTCGGCGCCCACCGCAGCGGCAATCTCACCTGCCGCCGTATCCGCGTTGATGTTGTAGGCCTGCCCTGTCTCGTCGGCGGCAACGGTGGCAATGACCGGGATGTGGCCAGAGGCGATGATGGGGTGGAGGACTGTGGCGTCCACCCGCGCGACTTCGCCAACGAACCCAAGGGCTGCGGCGttgggggaggggcgcgcggtaATGAGGCGGGCGTCCTTGCCGCAGAGGCCGACGGCAGTGCCGCCGGCGAGGTTGATGAGGGAGACGAGATTCTTGTTGACCTTGCCAACGAGCACCATCTCGACGACCTCCATGGTGAGCGCGTCGGTGACGCGGAGGCCGTTGCGGAACTGCGGCTCGACGCCGACGCGGAGCAGCCAGGAGTTGATCTCGGGCCCGCCGCCGTGGACGAGGATGGGGCGGAGGCCGACGCAGGAGAGGAGGACGAGGTCGCGGATCACGGACGACTGCAGCTCGGGGGACTTCATCGCGGCGCCGCCGTACTTGACCACCACCGTCTTGCCCTTGAAGCGCTGGATGAAGGGGAGCGCCTCCGAGAGCACGTCGACGCGGCTGagcgccgtcgcccccggcgaAACAGCCGTGGATGCGGCGGAGatgcggaggcggcggcggggggagggggaggcggcgaTTGGCTTGGCGTGGTTGGGATTGGATGTGGGGTTAAAGAGCGGCGTGGATGCGAGCAGAGAGGAAGAGAGCTGGGGCTTCGTGAGCAGCATGGCTGCGGCGGCGGTGGTTGGTCGGGGGCTGCTGCTCGACGGAATGCCTACAGgaagggaggaggtggaggcgctGGACAGGTTAGCGGCGTAGTAGGTGTTGACTGCGGGTGCCTGCGGCGGGCAGGGGAAGTGTTGAATTGGGGCTGGAGCAAGCAAAATTCAGGGTTCGCCGCTCCGAAGGCATCAACTAAATTTGTCGCAATTTTTGTAACACGGTACAACTTGCATTTGCGAGCAAGATACAAAATCGATATGATgatggttcacattttattcctAGGTTTGAAGTCCCTaaatatttaatgactgatggtggtttaTATTTTATTCACGGTGATTCTCGTAAACttcttgctaaatatgatgttaatcatagaattgcatctccttatcatcctcaCTCTTGTGGTCAAATTGAATTGAGCAATGAAGAAATTAatttaattttgcaaaagaccgttaatagatctaaaaagaattggtctaagaaacttgatgatgcactatgggcttatagaactgcttataagaataCTATAGGTATATTTgtgtataaaatggtttatgaaaaagcatgtcatttacctcttgagttagaacataaagcatattgagcaatcaaagaactcaattatgatttcaaacttgctggtgaaaagaggttatttgatatcaGCTCTCTAGATGAATgtagaacccaagcctatgaaaataccaagttgtttaaagaaaaagttaaaagatggcatgataaaagaattcaaaaacCAGAATTCAAAGTAGGTGAGCATGTTctattatacaactctcgtttttagattctttgcaggaaaactcatCTCTAAATGGAAAGGACCCTATATCATCGAAGAAGTTTATCGCTCCGGAGCTGTCAAGATCAATAATGCCGAGGGTACTAACTCGAGATTGGTTAATGGATAAAGAATTAAGCATCATATCTCAGGTacacctattaatgttgaaactaaCATTGTTCAAACAATGACACCGGAGGAACATATAAGGGGGACCTTCGGAACACTCCAGAACCCTGAAAAGAAgtaggtacgtgatacggtaagtaaaccgactccaaaaattCCATAAAAATAATGTCTGTCTATTTTGGAATGTtagaaaaaatacaaaaataagaaacaaccgaGAGGACCTACGAGGAGGCCACCAGGCaacagggcgcgccctacccccctaggcgcgccaggTTGCCTTATGGGCCCCTCGCGTGCCTTCCCGAGTCTGTTTTCTTCTGGAATACTTGTTTCGCAAGATAAAAATTCTTTATATATACTCCCAGATGTTTTGACCACCATATCGCAAGATTCTCCTCTATTCTTGTTTGGTGTTGTTTTTCTGGTAGATCTGACAGCATGTCGTCCCAAGGTTCGGATGGAGAGAGCTATGTTTCCAACTATGTTACAAACCCAAGGGTCTATGGAGACATGAATCCCTATGGGTGGTCTACAGATGAAGAGGTGGATGCTGATATGTAAAGGGTGGAATCCTCGAGCGAGGAAGAATAAGAGACTCCCTTACCTCGGCTGGGAATATGCACGTGGAGTTCAAGAAATCAAGTTTGCCCAATAAGGTTAGGCCTTCCATTATTCTATTTACTCCTTATCGTCGTGCGCAGGGTGATGTCGCTTCGtcatccacaaccaaattacacCCCTCGGTTGAGGATGCATCAGTCACCAACAAGCTCCGCAAGGAGAATTAGGATCTTAAGAAGGAAGTCGGTGAGCTTAAGCAGGAGAATCGTACTATAAGGGGAATTATTGCCAAGAGAATCACTACATCACCACCATCACCGAAGAAGGGCACTTGAGTACACGAGTATGGGCACCACTCTAGGCTTGTGCCAAgtttgggggaggtgccccagtatcgtatcaccatcacttttaCCATCTTTATCTATCTTAGTTCAATCTTTAGTTATTTCATGATTTAGAAAGAAAAAAAGTTTAGTATGACTTAGTTTCAAGTGCTTGTTTTGTGATCTATCTATCTACGTAATCGAGTTcgagagttatataataaagagtagtttgagttttgcttgTCTACTTTTATGTTTCAATCTTAGCAATGAAAATAATGAAAAGTTCATATGCTAATCCATGCAAAGTAATGGCTTTAAATAAAAGAAAAGTATACTTGATAAAAATTTGTTCGGAGTtaacaaacatagttttggtaaATGATGCAAATTCATGAAAGATTAGTAAGGTAGAGaggattcacatataaatatactatcttggacatcttttatgattgtgagtcCACATTAAATATTTTATGTCAActagttgacgttggacaaggaagacaacgtaatgagttatatTTGCTTacattcacatagaagttatattgtcatggatcctccacatgtggtgcttgctcaatatcttttgctagccaaaaatgcgcactaagtagagatactacttgtgcatccaaaatccttgaagCAGGtttttgatacgtccattttgcatcatgttttcttactgttatttatgatgtttttattcataataatgctttttggagtaattctaatgccttttct contains:
- the LOC109750048 gene encoding carotenoid cleavage dioxygenase 7, chloroplastic, whose amino-acid sequence is MHAVVHHHPPSLHVPPPRRLARAAVRGTAGATTAAATEPDTLSKAFWDYNLLFRSQRAETSAPVQLRVTEGAIPPDFPAGTYYLAGPGMFSDDHGSIVHPLDGHGYLRSFRFHPDDGVHYAARYVETAAKTEEKGDGASWRFTHRGPFSVLQGGHRVGNVKVMKNVANTSVLWWGGRLLCLWEGGMPYELDPKTLETVGPFDLLALGDRADGAAPARRRLGHRRRPWLAEAGLDVATRLLRPVLSGVFSMPPKRLLAHYKVDPKRNRLLMVACNAEDMLLPRANFTFYEFDAGFRLVQKREFVLPAHLMIHDWAFTDSHYVVLGNRIRLDIPGSMLAMTGTHPMIAALTLDPGRQTTPVYLLPRSTEAVASGRDWTVPVEAPSQMWSLHVGNAFEEDNARGGLDLHLHMSGCSYDWFHFHRMFGYNWKNKKLDPAFMNAVKTKEMLPRLVKVAIELDKRGGAYRRCSVKRLSDQWNRPADFPAINPGYANKRNRFIYAGAASGSRKLLPYFPFDSVVKVDVSNGSARRWSSEGRKFVGEPVFIPTGGGEEDHGYVLLVEYAVSEDRCNLVVLDARKIGKRGALVAKLEVPKHLTFPMGFHGFWADK
- the LOC109750037 gene encoding uncharacterized protein, giving the protein MLLTKPQLSSSLLASTPLFNPTSNPNHAKPIAASPSPRRRLRISAASTAVSPGATALSRVDVLSEALPFIQRFKGKTVVVKYGGAAMKSPELQSSVIRDLVLLSCVGLRPILVHGGGPEINSWLLRVGVEPQFRNGLRVTDALTMEVVEMVLVGKVNKNLVSLINLAGGTAVGLCGKDARLITARPSPNAAALGFVGEVARVDATVLHPIIASGHIPVIATVAADETGQAYNINADTAAGEIAAAVGAEKLLLLTDVSGILADRNDPGSLVKEIDIAGVRQMVSGGQVAGGMIPKVECCVRALAQGVHTASIIDGRVPHSLLLEILTDEGTGTMITG